Proteins from a single region of Phycisphaeraceae bacterium D3-23:
- a CDS encoding TIGR03087 family PEP-CTERM/XrtA system glycosyltransferase, translating to MTDTASPPINGRAAPRRKRVLLLTHRLPFPPDRGDRIRSYHLLKALARYHDVTLGTCCDAPPTDEQIDGLRLHADIIYQRIRPMRRRWCAARALMQGRAATPAAYTHPGLVDELVQTHLEDPYDVVLTFCTGMAHYAEALQHCGGRPIRHVLDLVDVDSAKWARYAKAGLGPMRAVYAAEARQLRRYEAGRAVQADAISVISRNEARVYKRSVTDAVTPTVAGNGVDLNYFKPAPPCNRPVCVFTGVMSYRPNIEAVNWFARMVFPQVRAKVSGARFVVVGKDPSASVRALNRLPGVRVVGAVPDVRPYLHNAAVSVAPMRIAPGVQNKVLEAMACGRPVVCTPQAARGIDATPGEHLLTAHGADEFCDTVTQLLRDPGRAARVAAAARARVETAYTWHRALAPLVALIDPPIELQAAVEQATPALQPVITDAAAPPAPRSRRRLPGRAARAA from the coding sequence CAAGGCACTCGCGCGGTACCACGACGTGACGCTGGGTACCTGCTGCGATGCGCCGCCGACCGACGAGCAGATCGACGGGCTGCGCCTCCACGCCGACATCATCTATCAGCGCATCCGCCCGATGCGCCGCCGGTGGTGCGCCGCCCGCGCGCTGATGCAGGGCCGGGCCGCGACCCCCGCCGCGTACACGCACCCCGGCCTGGTCGACGAGCTGGTGCAGACCCACCTCGAAGACCCCTACGACGTCGTCTTGACCTTCTGCACGGGCATGGCCCACTACGCCGAGGCGCTGCAGCACTGTGGGGGTCGGCCGATCCGGCACGTGCTCGACCTGGTCGATGTCGATAGCGCCAAGTGGGCGCGCTACGCCAAGGCGGGGCTGGGCCCGATGCGCGCGGTGTACGCCGCCGAGGCGCGTCAGCTCCGCCGCTACGAGGCGGGCCGGGCGGTCCAAGCCGACGCGATCAGCGTGATCTCGCGCAACGAGGCGCGGGTTTACAAGCGGTCGGTGACAGATGCCGTGACGCCGACGGTCGCGGGTAACGGCGTGGACCTGAACTACTTCAAGCCCGCGCCGCCGTGCAACCGGCCGGTGTGTGTGTTCACGGGCGTGATGTCGTATCGGCCCAACATCGAGGCGGTGAACTGGTTTGCGAGGATGGTGTTCCCACAGGTCCGCGCGAAGGTTTCGGGGGCGCGTTTTGTGGTTGTGGGCAAAGACCCGAGCGCTTCGGTGCGGGCACTGAATCGGCTGCCGGGCGTGCGTGTCGTGGGCGCGGTGCCGGACGTTCGACCGTACCTGCACAACGCGGCGGTGTCGGTCGCGCCGATGCGGATCGCGCCGGGGGTGCAGAACAAGGTGCTCGAAGCGATGGCGTGCGGCCGGCCGGTCGTGTGTACGCCCCAGGCCGCGCGGGGGATCGACGCGACGCCGGGCGAGCACCTGCTGACCGCGCACGGCGCTGACGAGTTCTGCGACACCGTGACGCAACTGCTGCGTGACCCCGGCCGCGCGGCCCGGGTCGCCGCCGCCGCCCGCGCCCGCGTCGAGACCGCCTACACCTGGCACCGTGCGCTCGCGCCACTCGTCGCGCTCATCGACCCGCCGATCGAGCTGCAGGCGGCCGTCGAGCAAGCCACGCCCGCGCTTCAGCCGGTCATTACCGACGCCGCGGCCCCGCCCGCCCCGCGCTCGCGCCGCCGGCTGCCGGGCCGGGCCGCACGCGCCGCCTGA
- the pyk gene encoding pyruvate kinase produces MPDSTDRPILTKILATLGPASAQVPTAVRLIEEGARVFRINFSHGDIDQFKQALAVVREAGELTGEPVAALGDLSGPKIRMLGVDTPDGTLELEAGDHVEITQRPVNATRDPDTRVVTVGTTYPDMVDDAEPGHRLLINDGAVRMLITDKVRATDASADGRRPDDPRLICCVVVGGTLSPKKGINLPDSDLSAPSLTDWDKDCAAWAVEAEFDYLALSFVRKGDDIDQLKTHLADAAAKLPGRDRAAGRIPIIAKIEMPQAIRELDGILDAADGVMVARGDLGVEMELPRVPILQKQIIQKAHAVGKPAIVATQMLESMIVSATPTRAEVSDVANAILDGADATMLSGETAVGKYPVQAVNYMARTAARAEAYYALDRSRYTQIPPIPHASHARPAALAHGVAVIVREMNARCVVMWTQTGGGVRYMSQARLTVPVVALCPEPKVLRRLALLFGVHPVRATPPDDAHLLFAHADQQLLERHWADPGDPIVMVRGWPMGIPGTTNTIQIHHVADVCRI; encoded by the coding sequence ATGCCCGACTCGACGGACCGCCCGATCCTCACCAAAATCCTGGCGACGCTCGGCCCCGCCAGCGCGCAGGTGCCCACCGCTGTCCGCCTGATCGAGGAGGGTGCGCGCGTCTTCCGCATCAACTTCTCCCACGGCGACATCGACCAGTTCAAACAGGCCCTCGCCGTCGTCCGCGAGGCCGGCGAACTGACCGGCGAGCCCGTCGCGGCGCTGGGCGACCTCAGCGGCCCGAAGATCCGCATGCTCGGCGTCGACACGCCCGACGGCACGCTCGAACTCGAAGCCGGCGACCACGTTGAGATCACCCAGCGCCCCGTCAACGCGACGCGCGACCCCGACACCCGTGTCGTCACAGTCGGCACGACCTACCCCGACATGGTCGACGATGCCGAGCCCGGCCACCGGCTGCTGATCAACGACGGCGCGGTCCGCATGCTCATCACCGATAAGGTCCGCGCGACCGACGCCAGCGCCGACGGCCGACGCCCCGACGACCCTCGGCTGATCTGCTGCGTCGTCGTCGGCGGGACGCTCTCGCCCAAGAAGGGCATCAACCTGCCCGACTCCGACCTGTCCGCGCCGTCACTCACCGACTGGGACAAAGACTGCGCTGCGTGGGCGGTCGAGGCGGAGTTCGACTACCTCGCGCTGAGTTTTGTGCGCAAGGGCGACGACATCGACCAGCTCAAGACCCACCTGGCCGACGCGGCCGCGAAGCTGCCGGGCCGCGACCGCGCGGCCGGGCGCATCCCCATCATCGCGAAGATCGAGATGCCGCAGGCGATCCGCGAGCTCGACGGCATCCTCGACGCGGCCGACGGCGTGATGGTGGCGCGCGGCGACCTCGGGGTCGAGATGGAGCTGCCGCGCGTCCCGATCCTGCAGAAGCAGATCATCCAGAAGGCCCACGCGGTCGGCAAGCCCGCGATCGTCGCGACGCAGATGCTCGAGTCCATGATCGTCAGCGCGACGCCGACCCGCGCCGAGGTGAGCGATGTCGCCAACGCGATCCTCGACGGCGCCGACGCGACGATGCTTTCGGGCGAGACGGCCGTGGGCAAGTACCCGGTCCAGGCGGTGAACTACATGGCCCGCACCGCCGCGCGGGCCGAGGCCTACTACGCGCTGGACCGCTCGCGCTATACACAAATCCCGCCGATACCCCACGCCTCACACGCCCGGCCCGCGGCGCTCGCGCACGGCGTTGCCGTCATCGTCCGCGAGATGAACGCACGCTGCGTCGTCATGTGGACCCAGACCGGCGGCGGGGTCCGCTACATGAGCCAGGCACGCCTGACCGTCCCCGTCGTCGCGCTGTGCCCCGAGCCCAAAGTGCTCCGCCGGCTCGCGCTGCTCTTCGGCGTCCACCCCGTCCGCGCGACCCCGCCCGACGATGCGCACCTGCTCTTCGCCCACGCCGACCAGCAACTCCTTGAACGCCATTGGGCCGACCCCGGCGACCCGATCGTCATGGTCCGCGGCTGGCCCATGGGCATCCCCGGCACGACGAACACGATCCAGATCCACCATGTCGCGGACGTGTGCCGGATCTGA